The genomic segment GTGGTGTGATGGGTAGGATTCCTCCACCTTTAATCAGATGGGTATGAAAAAAATTAGctcccctccccccacccctcTTAAATGGGTCTTACGTTGTGGAAATCTGGATTATTTTGGGTCGCAATACGATTATCAGACAATGGGTggtaaacaaaaaaaacaccATTTATGATCAGTGGAGAAGCCAGATTTTCACTatgggggttcaaaatatgaaaaagtaaatacAGGAATAAGTCAAAGGGGGTTTAACGTTTaatgtatataaataaaaaataattctaaCCATATATAAACACTTTAATTTTCCATGGAACGGGTTCAAATGAACCCCCTCGACCCTTCCTCCCTCCGCCCCAGTTCATGACACTAACCTATATGTTTTTGATTGACCAAAAAATTGATTCTAAAAAACAGTGTGAAAACTACTTtattcgtttcaatttatgtaatagcatttgacatgaaatttaagtgaaaaagaaaattttctaaaatctttggtctaaaagaaatcatagACGTTCATGTGATTataaattactccctccgtcttaaTTTAAGTGTCTcactttcattttttatatgtcccaaaaaaatgtttctttcctttttagcaagtttttcaatttcaacATTATACATGGTAAGCTTcagaccacaagatttaaaagactatacacatttttttaagaacataagattcaaaagtctcattttatttcttaaattccgtgttcagtcaaattaagacacttGAATTGAGACGGAGGTGTATTTTATTAATGAGTAAAAGTCCATTTTaataactttttttcaaaaaagtggaGTAGTTCTTTATTCAGCATTATTTGCCTTTAAATTcaactcttctttttctcctttttttaattGACTAAGGAATTCATTAAAATAGACTAAAATAGATTCTTTCCTTGGACATTTTAATGAAGGAATGCTAAATCAAATCGGTTTGGTCCATCAGATACGCAACCGCCACTGCACGCAAATCAAACATTGTCGTTCCACCTTTTAAGATATCTCTACGACGTCGTTTAAGGTCTCACTGAGCCCTATAAATAAGGTTTAATAGTATCTTTGGTCCTTGAATTATTGATTAATTCTAAGTTTGATTCTTGTGATATCTGACTAAGTAtgtttaaccttcaattaattaaagtaTACGCTTTTGATCCCTTTGCCTGTAgatattcataatttttttcacAATTATTAGTCGTTCTATCACTTAGGACCCATtcggccatgagaattattcacttttacgaatttattttaatttattcgaaatttgaaaaaccAGCTAAAACATTATTTTCACTTTCAGAACACTCAAACAAACAAATGATGTAGtcttttgcaaaaattataacaaaacacaactccaacttcaaaaattcccaaaagagtgaaaaatattttagtttCTATGGCGAAACGCCTACTTAATTAcccatttattttattaaatatattgttACTCCATATTTGACGGTAATATAATTCAAGGCTAAAAACAcactttttaatttaattaattgaaggttacaaaaaataacaaaacaaaaaaatgaagaaaaaaaggttaaaTGTGCTTAATTAAATATTACAAGGAccaaatttataatttatgAATAACCGAGGGACCAAAAATGCAACTCCATTATCCCTATAAATAATTGCATTAAAATTCGTAGTTGAAACAAAATCATTCCTTTACGTGTACGTATCAAAAAAACCTAATTTTGTTCTCTGTTGAATAAAGTTGGTAATCATCGGTTCTTGATGATTTTGTTCATAATTATCGGTTCTTGATTTTGATGTGAAAAAAGTTCCAATTTGTTTTGAAAGATACCCTTTTGCGTGAATTGCTGTTTTGCTGCTTatataagtgtgtgtgtgtgtgtatatatatatatgtatgtatgtgtatgtgtatgagTTTCTatgtttttaattattttggtgTGATTGTGATGTTTTTTAGATGTCTGAAATTTGCAGAAAGAGATCAAAGTTTGAGTATTGCAATGGCTAAGAGTTCTTTCAAGATTGAACACCCTTTGGGTATGTTTCATATTTGgcttttgtatatgttgattgttttgatATTACAAGTaggtgtatgtatatatgtgtatacttaGAGCCAGGATTTTTGATCTAGCATTGTCACTAATCACATAAGGGTGCTCAATCAATCTATTTGTATTATACTACTaataattttgatatataaaattatagTGCTTCGTTAGGTCCCGCcgttgtatacatatatgtgtgtgttttgAGTGTGCCTGCACCTCCAAATACCATATCCGCATATGTTGGCAGGTCCTAGGATATGGGCAGTCTAGTGATGTGAATGTGTTGTAGTCTCCTAGTAAAGTAGTATCTATTTGGATATTTTTAGATGCTTTTTTAAGGGCAAGTGTGTATGTGTTGTCGAAAAGCACATCTGGATTACCTGATTTTAGAAGTATCCTTGTGAAGAAAAAGAGCATCGATGGATACATAATGAAGAGTAAgttaggatttttttttgtgaaagcACCTTCAAGCTAAATATTTGGAAAGGCAACAACCAGATGTCAATGAAGTTATGAGTTGTGTCTCCTGAACCTATGAATATATCTGGTCCATGAATTCTGAAGCAGCTCTATATGCATTAAATTAGCGTCTGTATGTTCTTCTCTGCCTTTGCATTATGAACGTTGAGATGCTTCTAGGATTTGTTCTTGAAATGTTTTCTATCTAAACCCCTGCTTGCAATAATATCTATTTGTTGAATATCTGAACTTTATTCCATTAGTGGGGCACTAATATTTTGCCTGACTACCCGCAAGGGTGGTTCAgctggttgagcatggggcttccataatggagttctcaggttcgaaaccccctgcctacgacagcaggggatttgccttttGGGTCGAGCTCGTTGCACGGGTTTGACTAGTGCGGGTTATATCTCCTATGTGGTTTGCGCGCCTATTGCATAGGAGCGGGGTTTACCTTGTGAGCACCCGAAgagtagcggctgcgggttcccttgtcataaaaaatGTGCCTGACTgcttctttgtttgttttgcaTGTGGATATCTACACCGAAGAGGAAAAAACATAGTTTGGTTAAGACTAATTAGAATTAAGACTTATTTCATCGCCTTTCCAGAAAAAAAGACTTATTTCATCGTTGTTGGTACATTTACAACAAATGTGGTGTTTGCTCTAAGTCTTTTTAGTTTGGTTAGATATTTGTTTGCCAGTCTGGGATTAAAGAACAACTTGTTTTAGAGAACATCTAGTTTGTCTTAATAAACCAAATGGAGCGGAATGAATATAGATAATGTTTTAGCCAAAACCAATTATTTTGGGATTGTGTCATAATTGTTCCTTTGTAGTACTTACCTCATACTTGATGTCTTTACATTTCTTCTCCGTTTCTTTAAATTACTAAACTTTCACGGCATTTTTGCAGATTTAGCTAAAAATGTAACACAATAAAAGCAAATTATAGTTGAGATATGTGTGGCATTTAGAAAGTCTCTAATTAGCCTTAGACGGCAATATTTGTACAATGACTCGGAAGACCTTGGTAATAGGAGTAGGGTTCTACCTGCGTAGAGAGAACACCAGATCTCGGTTGTTCTTAACAGCAATGGCTATTCATTTAAGTCTTCGGGTAGCACTACTAGATCTTCGACAAGGTGGAAATTCTCGTATTCCGTATGTACATGTTCCTGTGATGCTTTTCTTTCCATATAGTTTCTAGAGATCAGGTCTGTTACCTGTTCTTATGATGTATTTTTCTTGGTCTTCCGAGCATATCCTTATTTAATTGAGTTGATAACTTTTCCAGTGCCCCTCTTCCTTAAAAAAGTCCGGGAATGAGACAAAAAAGGATGATTTTATTGTGTAATTTTGCTgatgttttcaaaattttattctcttttaataGAGAGAAGGCAAGCAGAATCTTCTCGCATCAGGGAGAAGTATCCTGAAAGAATTCCGGTATGAAATCTGTTGTTAAAGGTCTTGCTCTTCACTTATATTTCAGTGTTCTTATTCCTCATTGTTCTCGTTCCTATCCAGGTGATTGTTGAGAGAGCAGAAAAGAGTGATATCTCAGACATTGATAAGAAGAAGTAAGTTACTTCTGCGCCTTTCcattatgatggttgttgagaATCAAGTGCTCAGTTTTGATACATTTGTAACATCGTTTTTATGTTCAAAACCAACTATATATTGGTTTTTGCATGCAATTTGCTTGTAGTTTACTATTCCTTCccaccctacccccaccccctgACTCGACTGATGAGTGTTTGGATGTGTGGATATTAACATGGTAACTTAGGGAGATATATCGTGTGATTGCCGCTTGTAATAACAAAATATGGCAGAATTTGTGTCCAGGAATTGATTATAAAATCAGAGTTTTTTGTTGCCAGGAAAGTTAATAATATATGATATTCTAATGTAGTTTGTCATGGTTGAATTAAGATTATGAGTTATCATTATGATGGGTGGATTGCGGTTGTGCTGGACACAAATTTGAGAGACATATCTTGTGAATGCTGCAGTTTTCTGCGTTTATTGGCATGCATGTTTTTGTAGTACCAATTTAACAGAGTTTGTTGCCATTAAGGTTGATATTATAAATCATATGCTTCTCTGTTAAAATCAAAGTTTAAGTATGTTCTTTAAAGTAATTTCTAGTGTTCATGGTCCCAATATGAGGTTTCTTTTCCGTAGATACTATCTTTTCCTGACTCTATATCTCAATGCTTCAGTGTCATGATATTTCTGCAATAAGCTTCAACACGTTGACAGAATTAGTCTCATATGACATGATTGCATCGACTATTGTTCCTACATATAAGTAGATCCAATAGGACTATAGCTGCTTTAGTattgtttgtttatttatttatcttacATTGTAATGTAGGTACCTCGTCCCAGCTGATTTGACTGTTGGCCAATTTGTTTATGTGGTTCGAAAGAGGATCAGTCTCAGTGCTGAGAAGGCCATATTTGTCTTTGTCAAAAACATTCTTCCTCCAACTGGTAAGTAGATTattagcctgtttggccaagctacCAAAATTTGCTTATTTTGGAAAGTGTAGCCGTTAGCTTTTGGctaatcaattttaaaaatacttttactAATATTATACCAGTAACTTGTGCTTGGCCAAAGTTACTAGGTGCTTCGGGGGAAAATTTACTTTTTTAGCTGCTAAAAACAACTTTGCTACTACTAAACACCTCTAACTCTCTAAAATAAGCAACCCATCCAGAAGCTTTGACTAAACAAGCTATACGTGTCACTAAGGTCTCAATATTTGTCTGAGACGTTTGTCCTGATATATCTTCTTCCCCCATTGCAGCTGCTCTGATGTCTTCAATTTACGAGGAAAACAAGGATGAAGATGGATTCCTTTACATGACATACAGCGGCGAAAATACATTTGGGTTCCTCGAGCTTGGGAATTAATATTTGAAAAGTTTACCGTCTGAACTGTAAAGCTGCTATTTCTTTGATTAGTTCATGGATGTTTTAACTGGCTCCTGACTCTTGTTTTTGTTGATGGAAATACCCATAAAATGTACAGATGACAagtcttttttacttttatccAATATCTCTTTTATCTTCAGTGGGATAGTTGTATGACTTCATGCTCTTTGATTTTATGAATCAGTCCAAGAAGAAATCCTCACTACTTACCCtcacaaattcttattaatTGGCTTGTGAAAATGACTTTGATTGCGTTTACTCCTGTTTATTTTGCAACTCCATTTCTTTATTTGGGTTGAATCTATGGTTCATGTATCAAAAATTACCTTTCACCTCCTCTAGTTTTGAGAAGTGATCCAAGATCTCTAGCTTTGATATAGGAATTAGATTTAATAGTTGCATAAACATTGGCCAATATCTTCTGTTTTAAGTACCAATGATATGTTGGGGAAAAATAGATTTTGGGGCAATCAGATAACACCGGCTTTTTAAAGAGATCTCTGTCGTAGAGGAATTTAAGCTCCTTCAAGATGTTTACAAAGCCAACGGAATTTAAGTTTTAGCAAATTTGATATTTCCACAAGAATGACAATGTGAATCTTTTGAGAAGAGAAGTAATCAGTGTTAGACAAATATGTTGTACTTAGGAGGCAAAAGACAGgtatttaatatttataaaacCTTTTGGGTATATGTTAAGATAGTTTTCTTAACGAACAGACATGACCTtaaaagacatcatttaactGAACTAAAAGTCAAACTTGCCTTCTGTTCTGTGTCAACTCTTAATAACTATCTCCACTAGCATGGTACTCACATATACGTTTTCCTTTAAGAAGTACGGTATGAGAAATGCTTAGGTAGCTTACAAACTTCCAATATAATagaatttcttttattaaaaagaaaaacagaaaaggACTATATAAGCAAATTGATAAATTTCACACAGAAGACTATAATTAAAGACAAGATCTTCAACTAGAGGAGTTCTTTTGGCATTTGTTCTTGACTCATTTGATGCCCATCAGCCCATGGAAGTGCTATTCTACTTCACCTTTTGTGCTCCAGCCAATGCTAGTGCTTTGGCCAGGGCCGGATCCAGCTTATCGGGTGCCGGTTTACAAGAATCCAATAGCTTTTGCTCAAATCTTAcatatgtattaaaatattcactAAATACTTATAAATGTTTGAATGTAAACTcagttattatcatatattaactTAAAATTGTTGTAGGAacccataaactttaaatcttGAATCTGCCTCTGAAAGTTGGCTTTCAAGTTCTTTTGATGATgaattgataaggtgaaactccaCCTTTCCCCTAGAATCCACTCTGAGCCGGAGGAGTGACTAGTCAAACGTCTTTAGTAGCTGAGATATTGAACGAACATTTTCTTCTTACTCTCGTTTTATTACTCTATATTGACTCCTAATAAACAAGTGTCATCAAAGCGTTTGTAGTCCAACGGTTAGGATAATTGCCTTCCAAGCAATAGACCCGGGTTCGACTCCCGGCAGACGCAGTTCCCCACTTTTTTTAATagtcaaaaactcaaaaataatCATCTAGTAGTATTATTTTTGGACTGAACTAATTTTTCAAAACCAGGGGATATTATAAAGAACCATTACTACTCTGTTGTGGGATGATTCGAACTCAAGGAGTAAAGTGCATAGTTTGTGTCCGCTTTAAATTTTTGCATGTGTACCTCTTTCGGGACAACTTTACATTCGGTGTCTGAATTCAGGGTTAACAAAGTCTAACTTTGGACAGAAATGGCCAAAGTGCAGCAAGAATAACTTTAATCCAATCATTTTTAGCTGAACTTCCGTAAAATATGATTAAACTTCAGTTATATGTAACTCAGACACTATGTTTGAAGTTTGGTTTTGTCAAACCTAACTTCAGGTACCACATATTTTAAATGATGGTCTCAAAACAAGCTCCCTATGAAATTTCTACAAACTCAAGTATCTGGTCCTTCTGAAGTTCGTTGGGCACTACTATTCTATGTTCTTATTTTGGGACTTTTACAGAAGTATACGAAATAAAActcatatttataaataactattcatatatataagatTTATATGAATACCCTTAGTCCCTGCAACCAGTGATGGCGAAACAAAAAGAATCTTAGTAAGATTGTAATTTAATAGGCGTTTGAAcataaaaaatatgtatattgaaagaaagaaaataggaGTAGTATTTAGAAAGAAGTTAAAAAGTGTATTTGAAAATCGAGTTATGTTTAAACATAcatttaacttgaaaattctttgaaattttggagCGGAAGAGAGTTAACTTGAAAAACTGGTCAAAGTAACTTTTTCAAACTTAAACTCATCTTCAAAAGAATTTGAAGACACCAGTCCAACATAGAACTGAATGTTGTTCTATTCTTTTTTCtaacaaaaagtaaaataaattttatggaCGCGtaaactttatatatatatttacaaaaagttattttttgacctctatatatcatataattttttatatatatagcataatcTTACGACTAAGGATGTTTCACTGATCATTCTTCAATCTATATAGCTCCACCAGTACTATGTACCTGCAGCTCTTTCAGCATTTCcggataagaaagtatgccatCATGGTCTTTATCGAGGTTGTTGAAGCGCTCCGCGATGAATTTGCCAAATACTTCTTCATCTTCGACGAATCTAAGGATTGTGGCACCGTCCAAAACCTCTACACTCATATTTTTGTGGAGTTAATTTATAGGTTGAAACACAATGAATATAATGAGTTGTTTGTTGTCTTGTGCTGATATGGAGAAGACTCATGCTTCATGATTCTATTTATAGGATGGTAAAAGAAGCTTCGAAGATCCTAAATAGttttatgttaatagtttgaaGGGAAGACTACCAATTTTGAGTTGCTAGTTTCCACAATGCACTAgtaaatcttattttatatgGGAGTGAACCAAACTCGTAAAGTAGgataatttgtgtattttgaaTTCTTGTGACTATAAGGTGccatttggacatggtttgaaatcccaactcatgcctttttggatgatttggaattTCATCCCAtaatttgaaaccatgagatgaaatcgcatgtccaaatgctgatttcaaaccatgatttcacATCGCATTGTAGTTAATCGGTGGCCAAGGAATGAGCTGAATTTACCGCcgaggggttcaaaatataaaaaaagtaaacatacgaagaagccgggagttcaacatctattatatatacataaaaaataattttaactttgtaAAAACTAGTTTTtaggggttcggatgaacaccctcggcatagGTGGTCCTGGCTCGCTTATtgtatttttctaaattacGTTATCGTTATAGTGACTTATCATTTGTTCAAATGGCTCAAGGGGAAAGACTAGTGAAGTCTTCACACAGGCCTCTAAAAAATTAAGGCTCccaattttttaattaagtgtcaatttcatgatttgagCTTTGCTTAAACAATATTGTAGTTtgtagaaatatatatatataaaaaaaaagtaaacaataaaaagaaaaactgtTTACTTtgattgtaaaaatattttagaattttgcaTTAGCCTACTCATATCTtcatattagtaaataaattttatacaacaatatcCTACAGATTGTATTGCTAACGCATGGTTAACATCTTATTAACTTAAATTAATACTTACTAATATAAATGATAGCAATAATTTTATTAAGTGAAATTAAAGACTTTATGTTGTTAAGGATATACACTATAAacaaaagtatgaaaaaacgtATAGGCTTATTAAAAGtaccttttttttcctctttatatGGTTGTTTACTTGTGTTTGTGATTTTGTATGAATATTTCTCCAGATTACCTTAGTCCTCCTGCCTAACGTGCATAATTTGTTTGTTTTGGAAAAGGAGATGAATACTCTACAGCTCACtatttcacaatttcataaAGAAGTAGCTGAGATTTATAATGCATTTGTTGGCCAAGTTTGTTTCGCCTTTACGCTGTCCAGGGGAGGAATGTGTCTCGTGAGCCCCGTGTTGAGTTGTGATCTCGCATTTGGATTTACGTGTGTGACAATTGtcggactttttttttttgccttctaTAGTGAGGTTTTCCTCGTTTGTATGTTGGCATCGATGCTGCGCCTAACATCGATATTTGGAGAGATAGAAAAGGAAATAGCAAAGAAGGCTATTCAAATTTTGGAATCGAAGAATGATCATCAAAGTCAAGAAGTACacaaacaattaattttttgtattttatgttAGAGAGGTCTTAAGAAAAAACAATATActtgtaaatttaaaatatgtatGGTGATTACATCGCTTATCATTCATAAGTATTAAAAATTGATAAATTTAGTTGTCTTTAAATTTCAATTGCTAAttgattttcctttttgtgTAGATCGTGACTAGTTGCACATGACGCCAAGCGGTGACCGCTTGgtcgaaaatattttttatttatatatacataaataatggAACCAAAAGATAtgttatttataaaaaaaatgagaatttaaaTGCTTTCCAAGTTTGACGTAGGCCTTTAGTTTTACTATTGAGGTCGAGTGTTCAAATACGTCAAATtcttaaacttttaaaaataaaaaattagcaTTGTTTAGATAATATAACGTCTTGATCATTTGAAGCCtacccaaaaataaaatttctgtAAACCAACATTCAAATTCATATTGGTGCAAAAAATAAGTTATTGTCTTTGATGAGCTTATGAGTGGTTGTTTTATGACttgcataaaaaaaattatttaataatattttcaatgAGTGTATTATAGATACGTTTCAAAAATGGAAGCTCATCGAGGAGAGTTGTATTTTATACTTGAATTGTGTTTTTCTAAACTATGATGTCATTATAGCGATTTATAAGTTATTGTCTTTGTTGAGCAAAAATAGTTATTTTGTGacttgtaaaaaaataaaaaaaatcagtaaTATTTGTAATGAGTTTATTACGGCTACGTTTCAAAAATAGAAGAGAGTTGTAGTTTAACATTTACGAGCGGGTGAGGGGattcaaaatatacaaaagtaGACATAGGAAGAAGCCtaaggggttcaacatctattatatatacataaaaaataattttaaccttgtaaaaacagtagtttttttttttccgtgtcGGATTGAACACTTTATAGTGAAAAGACTGTAAATTTATCTACATGTCTCCACCATCAACGCGGATGTCgactttctttttatattttcttatatagtTGAGAAATCATGACaacaccaaataaatattatgacatatttaaaataacaaTACTCAGAAGTTTTATAATCACAAATATTgtgactaggggtgtacaaataaaaggaaactaCCAATTTTGAGTGGTTTGTTTGTAGTatggttttaaaaagaaaaaccccaCCAtcattggtttgatttgattttaaatgTAAGTCAACCAAACTAGTAaagtagaaaaattaaaaaatttttgtacataagaatatttattaataatgtaatttataaatatttcttaaaactttttcatatctttttttaacatattatttcaatgGATTTTTGCATTTATCTAAATGTTTGTCATGTTAGTAACtcctcaacaaaaatcaaatcaatagtaatgctaacaaaagataTCTAAAACTAGAATTCTTagatttatattttcttatataagtgtgaaaatacataacttaattttttttttttttaatatttagtcatataattaatacttattagccgtacttattttagcatgacttagcacttttagattatgatcgtTTTCTATATGCATTATACATAGCCGTATTTATTATAGCAATGACTAAGTACTTTTAGAttagaattttattttatgcaattttggttacttttttctttgattattttTGTGCAATGTCATTTCTCATCTCACATTTTAGATAGTCGTAACAAGAACTAAATACATTAGGTTAATATTTATGAAGTTTAATTTAAGTGTTGTTTGGTTTATAGGTTTTGCAAtttttggtttgaaatttgaaaaaaaaagtatctcTTTTAATTGTTAAGTATGTCAAATAATTTAAACTACATGCAAATCAAAGTACAACATATTATAGGTAATATTTTTGATTTAAGTgacatttttaaaataagtacacATATTTAGTCTTTTATTTAAATACATTACATACATCTTTatttaggaccacaagattcaaaaacctctcgttatttcttaaattccgtacttaaaaataagatatttaAATTGGAACAGAGAGATCGATGTCTTTTGTTTATAGCAATGGAAGACTATCAATTTATTACTACCTAATAAAATCTTTTCGTAAGAGACAACACAACTCATCAATGCGGATGTtgacttcttttttattttttttttttataattgagAAATTCGGAGAGGCTGAAACTCGGAAATTTTATAAAGTAATGAgtgtatttctttttctttattttttttttgttggagttgcctctttttttatttttttaaaaaatgtttttattatcatttttttttttgtttgtaattCATTCgatacactcatatacaatattatacaacattatccATATActcatgaaagaaaaatactaattaacaaagaataaaacaattcatatacacctatatacaaatactatacacccatatacaacattataaccCTTATATccatatactatacatataccCCGTGTGCAATATTtatcaca from the Lycium ferocissimum isolate CSIRO_LF1 chromosome 11, AGI_CSIRO_Lferr_CH_V1, whole genome shotgun sequence genome contains:
- the LOC132037118 gene encoding autophagy-related protein 8C-like, which translates into the protein MFFRCLKFAERDQSLSIAMAKSSFKIEHPLERRQAESSRIREKYPERIPVIVERAEKSDISDIDKKKYLVPADLTVGQFVYVVRKRISLSAEKAIFVFVKNILPPTAALMSSIYEENKDEDGFLYMTYSGENTFGFLELGN